The genomic interval CGACACCACGCTGCGGCTGGTGCAGGACCCGACCTACGTGAGCTGGCAGTACACGCTCCGCTCGGCGGACGGGCACATCGCGCAGCACGTCAAGGGCAAGGACGTGGCCTGGCACGCCGGCAACTGGTACGTCAACGCCAAGGCGATCGGCCTCGAACACGAGGGCTTCGCCGCCCAGGGCACCTGGTACACCGAGGCGATGTACCGGACCTCCGCCAAGCTGGTCCGCTACCTCGCCGACCGGTACGACATCCCACTCGACCGCGACCACATCATCGGGCACGACAACGTACCCGGCATCCTGCCGGCGAACGTGCGCGGCATGCACTGGGACCCCGGCCCGTACTGGGACTGGTCGCACTACTTCGACCTGCTGAAGGCACCGTTCCGGGGCATCGGCATCCCGGCCGCCGGCCTGGTCACCATCGACCCGGACTTCGCCACCAACCGGCCGGCCTTCACCGGCTGCGACACCGCCGGGGTGCCCTGCCCGTCGCGCGGCTCCTCGTCGGTGATCCTGCGCAGCGCCCCGGCCGTCGACGCGCCGCTGGTCAACGACATCGCGCTGCGCCCGGACGGCACCCCGAACACCATGCACATCTCCGACCACGGCGCGCGGGCCTCGGCCGGGCAGACCTACGCGCTCGCCGGCCGGCAGGGCGACTGGACCGCGATCTGGTATCTCGGGCAGAAGGCGTGGTTCCACAACCCGAGGAGCAACCCCACGGCGAAGTGGACGGTCGGGCTGGTCGCGACGCCGAAGCCGGGCCGGGCCACCATCCCGGTGTACGGCCGGGCGTACCCGGAGGCCGACGCCTACCCGGCCGGCGTGCCGGTGCAGGCGGTCACGCCGTTGCAGTACACCCTCGCCGCCGGGCAGCGCTACGCCGTCGGCAACATCCTGCCCAGCGAGTACTACCGGGCCACCACCTTCGACGGCTCGTCACCCGGTGACTGGACGGTGATCCGGGGCGACCTGCGGTACGTCCAGATCCAGTTCGGCCACCGGATCATGTTCGTGAACGCCGACGACGTACGACTGCTGCCGTCGCCGATCGGCGCGCCGGGCTAGACCTGACCGGCGGCCGGCGCCGGCTGCTGCGCGGTGCCGGTGGGGTCGGTGGCCGCCCCGACGACGGCGGTGAGCACGTCGTCCAGGGTGACCACCCCCATCGGCACCCGCCCGTCGCTGACCAGCACCATGTGCCGGCGCTCCCGGCGCATCGACAGCAGCAGGTCGGCGAGGCTGCGCTCCGGCGGCACCACGGCCAGCGGCCGGAGCAGCTCCGTCGGCACCGGCGCCCGGCGGGCCGCACCGGAGTACCCGAGGACGTCCTTGACGTGCACGAAGCCCAGCACCCGGCGGGTGGCCCGCTGCACCACCGGGAACCGGGACCGGCCGGTACGGGTCGCCAGCACCTCCAGGGAGGCCGGAGAGACGTCCTCGGCCACCGTGGTGACCGTGGCCCAGGGTCGCAGCGCGTCGGCGGCGGTACGCCGGTTCAGCGCCAGCGCGCCGGTGATCCGGGCGTGCTCCTCGGAGCCGAGCAAGCCCTCGGTACGCGCCTGCGAGACCAGCCCGGCCAACTCCTCGGCGGTGAAGACCGTCTTCACCGCGTCGGCGGCCTCGATCCGCCACAGCCGCAGGATCCGGGCCGACGCCCACTTCATCGCCAGCAGCAGCGGCTTGGTCGCCACGCAGAACGCCAGCATCGCCGGCCCGAGCCAGAGCGCGGAGGGCTCCGGCCCGGCCAGGGTGATGTTCTTCGGCACCATCTCACCGATCACGGTGTGCAGGAAGACCACCACGCCGAGCGCGATCACGAAGGCAACCGGGTGCACCGCGCGGTCCGGCAGCCCGACGGCGTGCATCGGCTCCTCCAGCAGGTGCGCCAGGGCCGGCTCGGCGATGGCGCCGAGGCCGAGCGAGCAGATGGTGATGCCGAGCTGGGCGCCCGCGATCATCAGCGGGATCTGGTTCATCGCCGACAGCGCCCACCGGGCCCGCTTCGACCCGGCCGCCAGCGGTTCGAGCACGGTACGCCGGGACGCGATCAACGCGAACTCGCTGCCCACGAAGAAGGCGTTGCCGAGCAGCAGCCCGAGGGTGACCAGCAGGTTCATTCGGCGGCGTCCTCGGGCCGGACCACCCGGACCTGCTCGATCCGGTGCCGGACCACCTCGACCACGGTGAACTCGAAGCCCTGCTCCTCGACGGTCTCGCCGGCCACCGGGATGTGGCCGAACCGGGCCAGCAGGAACCCGGCCAGCGTCTCGTACGGGCCCTCGGGCAGCCGGAAGCCGACCTGTTCGACCAGCTCGTCCTCGCGCAGCACCCCGTCGACCAGCACGGTGCGTTCGCCGCCCGGCACCGTCAACTCGACCGGATCCTCCACTCCGGACCCGGCGGAGCCGGCCGCGTCCGGGGTGAACCCGTCGACGACCGGGTCGAACTCGTCGGCGATCTCCCCGACCAGCTCCTCGACCAGGTCCTCCACCGTGACCACGCCGTCGGTGCCGCCGTACTCGTCGACCACGATCGCCAGGTCCGCACCGGCGCCGCGCAGCGCCGCGAGTACCCCGTCCAGGTCCAGGCTCTCCGGCACGTACACCGGCTCCCGGGCCACCGCGGCCACCGTGGTGAAGGACCGCCGGTTCGGTGGTACGCCGAG from Plantactinospora sp. BC1 carries:
- a CDS encoding N-acetylmuramoyl-L-alanine amidase: MLPTKQPLSRRIAIGAAVVGAAALLPASPAPATATSADSRQQEYAAAAAEFGVPESVLLGVSYLESRWDTNAGTPSTTGGYGPMHLTDVAGLATGPEHPEHGEDRRGDPARPARPAPGPAGPHLDRSADAPPGGQTLDAAVALTGVDEHLLRSQPAANIRGGAALLASYQKSLAAPTGPASDPAAWYGAVARYAGSDRADAAAAFADEVYRTIAEGASRTTDDGHRITLPGRPGIAPQRSWLDRLGLPGTPRPDGLECPRDISCEWIPAPYQAFGDGDYGNHDLSDRPARQKIEYIVIHDTEGSYDTTLRLVQDPTYVSWQYTLRSADGHIAQHVKGKDVAWHAGNWYVNAKAIGLEHEGFAAQGTWYTEAMYRTSAKLVRYLADRYDIPLDRDHIIGHDNVPGILPANVRGMHWDPGPYWDWSHYFDLLKAPFRGIGIPAAGLVTIDPDFATNRPAFTGCDTAGVPCPSRGSSSVILRSAPAVDAPLVNDIALRPDGTPNTMHISDHGARASAGQTYALAGRQGDWTAIWYLGQKAWFHNPRSNPTAKWTVGLVATPKPGRATIPVYGRAYPEADAYPAGVPVQAVTPLQYTLAAGQRYAVGNILPSEYYRATTFDGSSPGDWTVIRGDLRYVQIQFGHRIMFVNADDVRLLPSPIGAPG
- a CDS encoding hemolysin family protein translates to MNLLVTLGLLLGNAFFVGSEFALIASRRTVLEPLAAGSKRARWALSAMNQIPLMIAGAQLGITICSLGLGAIAEPALAHLLEEPMHAVGLPDRAVHPVAFVIALGVVVFLHTVIGEMVPKNITLAGPEPSALWLGPAMLAFCVATKPLLLAMKWASARILRLWRIEAADAVKTVFTAEELAGLVSQARTEGLLGSEEHARITGALALNRRTAADALRPWATVTTVAEDVSPASLEVLATRTGRSRFPVVQRATRRVLGFVHVKDVLGYSGAARRAPVPTELLRPLAVVPPERSLADLLLSMRRERRHMVLVSDGRVPMGVVTLDDVLTAVVGAATDPTGTAQQPAPAAGQV